Proteins encoded together in one Proteiniborus ethanoligenes window:
- a CDS encoding J domain-containing protein, with product MRNPYEVLEIGEGASEEEIKAAYKRLVRKYHPDQYANNPLSDLAEEKLKEINEAYDFLIKNKGNYTGGQKSNNWGNQQYNNSSSSIYAQVRAYIERGHINQADQILEGITNRNAEWNFLKGIIFLRRGWYDMAYQHIQLAVNLDPTNTEYRAALSNLASRANAYRNVGNNRGYRRDPSFCEICQCLICSDCLCECLGGDLVRCI from the coding sequence ATGAGAAATCCATATGAAGTTTTAGAAATTGGAGAAGGAGCTAGTGAAGAAGAGATAAAGGCTGCATATAAACGCTTAGTGAGAAAATATCATCCAGACCAATATGCCAACAATCCGTTATCAGACTTAGCAGAAGAAAAGCTTAAAGAGATTAATGAGGCATATGATTTTCTCATAAAAAACAAAGGTAATTACACTGGAGGACAAAAAAGTAATAATTGGGGCAATCAACAATATAATAATAGTAGTTCTAGTATTTATGCCCAGGTTAGAGCCTATATAGAAAGAGGACATATTAATCAAGCAGACCAGATTCTAGAAGGTATTACAAATAGAAATGCTGAATGGAACTTTTTAAAAGGAATAATTTTCTTGCGACGTGGCTGGTATGATATGGCTTATCAGCATATTCAATTAGCAGTAAATTTAGACCCTACTAATACTGAATATAGGGCAGCCTTAAGCAACCTAGCTTCCAGAGCAAATGCTTACAGAAATGTAGGGAATAATAGAGGATATAGAAGAGACCCGTCATTCTGTGAAATATGTCAATGCTTAATATGTAGCGATTGCTTATGTGAATGCCTGGGGGGAGATTTGGTACGCTGCATATAG
- a CDS encoding DUF5685 family protein, with protein sequence MFGYIIPYKSELKVREYDMFKAYYCGLCKTLGKKFNQIVRLGLNYDLTFLALVLSSIDENKEKITREGCIANPFKKKYIVNTNRALLYASNMSIILTYHKLQDDWKDEGAIKSLIGTIPYLSPLSKANKTFGRKAESIREYLNKLIMLEKSKCNKVDEIADIFGKLMEEISVPDYIENKKIERSLKWIGYNLGRWIYILDAFDDLESDIINNSYNPILLQYKYGKDEEIGDFKKRILESIEFSLIMSLESIGKGIEVLDIRKNRGIIENIVYMGSRDRMEAILKKGGCFHEKSI encoded by the coding sequence TTGTTTGGATATATAATCCCATATAAAAGCGAATTAAAAGTAAGAGAATATGATATGTTTAAAGCCTATTACTGCGGTCTTTGCAAAACGCTTGGCAAAAAATTTAATCAAATAGTAAGACTCGGTTTAAACTATGATTTAACTTTCTTAGCATTAGTATTGTCATCAATAGATGAGAATAAAGAAAAGATAACTAGAGAAGGCTGCATTGCCAATCCTTTTAAAAAGAAATATATTGTTAATACAAATAGAGCACTTCTCTATGCTTCAAACATGAGCATTATACTTACATATCATAAATTGCAAGATGACTGGAAGGATGAAGGTGCTATTAAATCTTTAATAGGGACTATTCCTTATTTATCTCCACTTAGTAAAGCAAATAAAACCTTTGGGAGAAAGGCAGAGTCTATAAGAGAGTATTTAAACAAACTCATCATGTTAGAAAAAAGCAAATGCAATAAAGTTGATGAAATAGCAGATATATTTGGGAAATTGATGGAAGAAATATCAGTGCCAGATTATATAGAAAATAAGAAAATCGAAAGATCTCTTAAATGGATAGGATATAATTTGGGGAGATGGATATATATTTTAGATGCCTTTGATGACCTAGAGTCAGATATAATAAATAATAGCTATAATCCAATATTGCTTCAATACAAATACGGTAAAGATGAAGAAATAGGTGATTTTAAAAAAAGAATATTAGAATCTATAGAATTTTCCTTGATAATGTCATTAGAGAGTATAGGTAAGGGTATAGAGGTTCTAGATATAAGAAAAAATAGAGGTATTATCGAAAACATAGTATATATGGGCTCTAGAGATAGGATGGAAGCTATACTAAAAAAAGGAGGATGTTTTCATGAGAAATCCATATGA
- a CDS encoding putative glycoside hydrolase codes for MKKYPIVSIMIVTVLTLSLLITGCQGGKNPIGDKVVQADTTDVDKNKQDEGSNQLSEEEIRKIELEKKIEERKALEEQRKQELGKFYVPLLPLEDEREIEKTEAKGLFVTGNVAGMTVDKANVEIYAEYSKALNNNDSTKISELKGKVDKLNKFEKILGIAVATEINSLVIDVKDDDGLMTYKSEIQIVEEVEANKSARIKDIKALMDLLKEYDIYPIARIVTFKDKNFASHRTDHAIQLKAGGVWRDNKGVAWVNPFDKFVWDYNIAIAKEAVLNGFKEIQFDYIRFPDNAKSYNPITEFPGREGRAKDEAVEDFLEYAKKELEPYKVNLAADVFGVITKSWDDRPEDIGQTWRKMAKSIDYMCPMIYPSHYGPGWYGYAVPDQEPYGVLSGALKEAIERNASLENPPIIRPWIQGFTAPWIKGHIKYNPKEIREQIIAGKELGINEYLVWNASNTYDPLAYFPLEAENNIVTPDKRQDKEKDLIGRTPDSVLKDYLNSEKNKVYSKMYLLTPVKDRPYSYEEFKNIVEALNLKLIKFEVKEYSLIDDNNAEIKVSYEYSSKTEEKELKAINEDHIWKLVKENSIWKVKRPEIKLTHAEEESSN; via the coding sequence ATGAAAAAATATCCAATTGTTTCAATTATGATTGTAACTGTATTAACGTTATCATTATTAATTACAGGCTGCCAAGGAGGAAAGAATCCTATAGGTGACAAAGTTGTACAAGCAGATACTACAGATGTGGATAAAAATAAACAAGATGAAGGCAGCAATCAACTATCTGAAGAAGAAATAAGAAAAATAGAGCTTGAAAAAAAGATTGAAGAAAGAAAAGCTTTAGAGGAACAAAGAAAACAAGAACTAGGAAAGTTTTATGTACCCTTGCTACCCTTAGAGGATGAAAGGGAAATTGAAAAAACAGAGGCAAAGGGACTATTTGTAACAGGAAATGTGGCAGGTATGACTGTAGACAAAGCCAATGTAGAAATATATGCAGAATATTCAAAGGCTCTTAATAATAATGATAGCACTAAAATTAGTGAACTAAAGGGTAAAGTAGATAAGCTTAATAAATTTGAAAAAATACTTGGAATTGCAGTAGCTACTGAAATAAATTCATTAGTAATTGATGTTAAAGACGATGATGGACTAATGACATATAAAAGTGAAATACAAATAGTTGAAGAGGTAGAAGCCAATAAAAGTGCTAGAATAAAAGATATTAAAGCTCTTATGGACTTGTTAAAGGAGTATGATATTTACCCTATAGCTAGGATAGTAACTTTTAAAGATAAAAATTTTGCTAGTCATAGAACAGACCATGCTATACAGTTAAAAGCAGGCGGTGTTTGGAGAGATAATAAGGGTGTAGCTTGGGTAAACCCATTTGATAAATTTGTTTGGGATTACAATATAGCTATTGCTAAAGAAGCAGTATTGAACGGATTTAAAGAAATTCAATTTGACTATATACGTTTCCCAGACAATGCAAAGTCATATAATCCTATAACTGAGTTTCCTGGTAGAGAAGGAAGAGCTAAGGATGAGGCCGTAGAAGATTTTCTTGAATATGCAAAAAAAGAATTAGAGCCATATAAAGTTAATCTTGCGGCAGATGTTTTTGGAGTAATAACAAAATCTTGGGATGATAGGCCTGAAGACATTGGACAAACTTGGAGAAAGATGGCTAAAAGTATTGATTACATGTGCCCTATGATATATCCAAGCCACTATGGCCCAGGTTGGTACGGATATGCTGTACCAGATCAAGAACCTTATGGAGTATTATCTGGGGCACTCAAAGAAGCTATTGAGAGAAATGCTTCTTTAGAGAATCCTCCAATAATTAGACCTTGGATACAAGGTTTTACAGCTCCGTGGATTAAAGGCCATATTAAGTACAATCCGAAGGAAATAAGAGAGCAAATAATAGCTGGGAAAGAGCTTGGAATAAATGAATACCTAGTTTGGAATGCAAGTAATACCTATGATCCATTAGCATATTTTCCTTTAGAAGCAGAAAATAATATAGTTACTCCAGATAAAAGACAAGATAAGGAGAAAGATTTAATAGGTAGAACACCTGATAGTGTTCTAAAAGACTATCTAAATTCTGAGAAAAACAAGGTATATTCTAAGATGTACCTATTAACACCAGTAAAAGATAGACCTTATAGCTATGAAGAGTTCAAAAATATTGTTGAAGCATTAAACTTAAAGCTAATAAAGTTTGAAGTAAAGGAATACAGCTTAATTGATGATAATAATGCAGAGATTAAAGTATCCTACGAATACAGTTCAAAGACTGAAGAAAAAGAATTAAAAGCTATAAATGAAGACCATATATGGAAGCTTGTAAAAGAAAACAGTATATGGAAGGTTAAAAGACCTGAAATTAAACTAACCCATGCTGAAGAGGAGTCTTCTAACTAA
- the rnhA gene encoding ribonuclease HI, which produces MDNKIIIYTDGACSGNQHDENIGGYGAVLIYKDNKKEIYGGEVNTTNNRMELKACIKALEALKKKDIPIEIYTDSAYLCNCFNQKWYEKWQKNGWLNSKKEPVENKDLWVRLIDLVNEFQSVKFIKVKGHSGVELNELADALANKGMAEYRR; this is translated from the coding sequence ATGGATAATAAAATAATCATTTATACAGATGGTGCTTGTTCTGGGAATCAACATGATGAAAATATTGGTGGATATGGAGCGGTGCTTATATATAAGGATAATAAAAAGGAAATCTACGGTGGAGAAGTGAACACTACCAACAATAGAATGGAGCTTAAGGCGTGCATCAAAGCTCTAGAGGCTCTTAAAAAGAAGGACATACCTATTGAGATATATACAGATTCAGCATATTTATGTAATTGCTTTAATCAAAAATGGTATGAGAAGTGGCAGAAAAACGGATGGCTAAATTCTAAAAAAGAGCCTGTTGAAAACAAGGACTTATGGGTTAGATTGATTGATTTAGTCAATGAATTTCAGAGTGTTAAATTTATAAAGGTAAAGGGGCATAGTGGTGTAGAGCTTAATGAGCTTGCAGACGCATTAGCTAATAAGGGCATGGCAGAATATAGAAGATAA
- a CDS encoding YdbC family protein has product MGEIKFNIVEEISVISESAKGWTKELNLISWNDREAKYDLRDWSPNKEKMGKGITLTKDELISLRDTLNKIKL; this is encoded by the coding sequence ATGGGAGAGATTAAATTTAACATTGTTGAGGAGATATCCGTAATATCAGAATCAGCAAAAGGTTGGACAAAAGAGCTTAATTTAATAAGCTGGAATGATAGAGAAGCTAAATACGATTTAAGAGATTGGTCACCTAATAAAGAAAAAATGGGGAAGGGAATAACCTTAACTAAAGATGAATTGATTAGCTTGAGGGATACTCTAAATAAAATCAAACTATAA
- a CDS encoding class I SAM-dependent methyltransferase has translation MENIALLLEDIIIKERLIYGVLSNTKKKNEALFNKVNIKPVMIKEDKKLQFTYEYNSKVIHKNLDNLEAIEEIVKLLDEYFKQGMIFTIEADYQILISKKGKETILKKKPTRESIDLSHNRKKTYIIDEGDKCDFLIRLGVMNEKGKVFSKKYDKFRQINRFLEMVADIIPKIKTEKTLNIVDFGCGKSYLTFALYHYLIDILGLDVNIVGLDLKQDVIDFCNRVAEDLDYNRLKFIHGDIKDYQGFEKVDMVVTLHACDTATDAAIVKAVNWDAQAILSVPCCQHEIFKLIHNPIMIPMEKHGIIKEKLSSLITDSIRANVLEILGYSTQLLEFIDMEHTPKNILIRGIKTNNPNKEAIAQYLDFKKFWGLEEIYIEESLGEKLKKHLKSKL, from the coding sequence GTGGAAAATATAGCTTTATTACTTGAAGATATAATAATAAAAGAAAGGCTTATTTATGGAGTCCTTAGTAATACAAAAAAGAAAAATGAGGCTTTATTTAATAAGGTAAATATAAAACCAGTAATGATAAAAGAAGATAAAAAGCTTCAATTTACTTATGAATACAATAGCAAGGTTATTCATAAAAACTTAGATAATTTAGAAGCCATAGAAGAAATAGTAAAATTATTGGATGAATATTTTAAACAGGGCATGATATTCACCATAGAGGCAGATTATCAAATCTTAATCAGTAAAAAAGGAAAAGAGACTATTTTAAAAAAGAAGCCTACGAGGGAGAGTATAGATCTTAGCCATAATAGAAAGAAAACATATATTATTGATGAAGGGGATAAATGTGATTTTCTTATAAGACTTGGTGTAATGAACGAAAAAGGAAAGGTCTTTTCAAAAAAATATGATAAATTTAGACAAATCAATAGATTTTTAGAAATGGTTGCAGATATTATTCCAAAGATTAAAACAGAAAAAACTCTTAATATTGTTGACTTTGGATGCGGGAAATCCTACTTGACTTTTGCATTATATCATTACTTAATAGATATATTAGGCTTAGATGTAAATATAGTAGGATTGGATTTAAAGCAAGATGTAATAGATTTTTGTAATAGAGTAGCTGAAGATCTTGATTATAATAGATTAAAGTTTATACATGGTGATATTAAAGATTATCAGGGCTTTGAAAAAGTAGATATGGTAGTTACTCTTCACGCCTGTGATACGGCTACTGATGCTGCTATAGTTAAGGCTGTGAACTGGGATGCACAAGCAATACTTTCAGTACCATGCTGTCAGCATGAGATATTTAAACTTATACACAATCCTATTATGATACCAATGGAGAAGCATGGAATAATAAAAGAGAAGCTTTCTTCACTAATAACAGATAGTATCAGGGCAAATGTATTAGAGATATTAGGGTATTCTACACAGCTATTAGAATTTATTGATATGGAGCATACACCTAAAAATATACTTATTAGGGGAATAAAAACTAACAATCCAAATAAAGAAGCCATAGCTCAATATCTAGATTTTAAAAAATTTTGGGGGCTAGAAGAGATTTATATAGAAGAGTCCTTGGGAGAAAAGCTAAAGAAACATCTTAAGAGTAAGCTATAA
- a CDS encoding DUF1294 domain-containing protein, producing MIASDFLSNFSEIEIAFTVYIIVISLISFVVVGLDKSKAKKGDWRVREATLIVLSFLGGAIGVLIGMVFFNHKTKKKKFYIGVPAIYILNRIMITIIGVYLNK from the coding sequence ATGATAGCATCTGACTTTTTAAGTAATTTTTCAGAAATAGAAATAGCTTTTACGGTTTATATAATTGTAATAAGCTTAATTTCCTTTGTAGTTGTAGGACTGGATAAATCAAAGGCTAAAAAAGGTGATTGGAGAGTTAGAGAGGCTACATTAATAGTCTTATCATTCCTTGGAGGAGCCATAGGCGTACTAATAGGGATGGTGTTTTTTAACCATAAAACTAAAAAGAAAAAGTTTTATATTGGAGTTCCTGCTATTTACATATTAAACAGGATAATGATTACAATAATAGGAGTATATTTAAACAAATAA
- a CDS encoding CCA tRNA nucleotidyltransferase has translation MKWILPNEINIIFDELKSNGFSGYIVGGCVRDILLGKKPSDWDICTDAKPEDMTKIFNKHTIIPTGIKHGTLTLIVNHKSFEITTFRKDKDYIDNRRPGEVEFTNNIYEDLKRRDFTINALAYNEEDGLIDCFHGIQDLNNKLVRSVGNPNERFNEDALRIIRGVRFSAQLQFNIDKDTALAMTNNKSLLNNISKERIREELLKILLTDKPSDGIRELISLGLMDYIIPELIESVGFEQKNPNHDKDVFNHIMEVLDNIDQDIVLRLAALLHDIGKPQCFSIDENGKGHFYGHHKKSAEMAEAILERLKFDNKTIFIVKLLVTEHMSRYDFLREKSIKKFINKVGIENLDRLFKLQIADIKGSTPPHDFSKIEFLRAECERVINQKEPMTVKDLAINGYHIMSLGISQGKEIGDILYYLLELVLENPEGNNEENLIKLAKEKILEIREETNNDSI, from the coding sequence ATGAAGTGGATACTTCCAAATGAAATAAATATAATATTTGATGAACTGAAGAGCAATGGATTTTCAGGGTATATAGTAGGTGGCTGTGTTAGAGATATACTACTAGGTAAAAAACCTAGTGATTGGGATATATGCACTGATGCAAAGCCAGAGGATATGACGAAAATTTTCAATAAGCACACCATAATACCAACAGGTATAAAGCATGGGACTCTGACTCTAATAGTAAACCATAAGAGCTTTGAAATCACAACCTTTAGAAAGGATAAAGATTATATTGATAATAGGAGACCTGGTGAAGTAGAGTTTACAAATAATATATATGAGGATCTAAAACGAAGAGACTTTACAATAAATGCACTTGCTTATAATGAAGAAGATGGACTTATTGATTGCTTTCATGGAATACAGGATTTAAACAATAAACTAGTAAGAAGTGTAGGTAATCCAAATGAACGTTTTAACGAGGATGCACTGCGAATTATTCGAGGAGTGAGATTTTCTGCCCAACTCCAGTTTAATATTGATAAAGACACAGCATTAGCCATGACCAACAATAAAAGCCTTCTTAATAACATAAGTAAGGAAAGAATAAGAGAGGAACTATTAAAGATACTTTTAACTGACAAACCATCTGATGGAATAAGAGAGCTAATATCACTTGGGCTAATGGATTATATAATACCAGAATTAATAGAGAGTGTTGGCTTTGAACAAAAAAATCCTAATCATGATAAAGATGTTTTTAATCATATAATGGAAGTCCTAGATAATATAGACCAGGACATAGTATTAAGACTTGCTGCTTTACTTCATGACATTGGAAAGCCACAATGCTTTTCAATAGATGAAAATGGTAAGGGACATTTTTATGGACATCATAAAAAGAGTGCCGAAATGGCAGAAGCTATTTTGGAAAGATTAAAGTTTGATAACAAGACAATATTTATAGTAAAGCTTCTTGTTACAGAACACATGTCAAGATATGATTTTTTAAGGGAAAAGAGCATCAAAAAATTTATAAACAAGGTTGGCATAGAGAACCTAGATAGATTATTTAAGCTGCAAATTGCAGATATAAAAGGCTCTACGCCTCCCCATGATTTTTCAAAAATAGAATTTTTAAGGGCTGAATGTGAAAGGGTAATCAATCAAAAAGAGCCTATGACTGTAAAGGATTTAGCTATTAATGGATACCATATTATGAGCCTAGGTATATCCCAAGGCAAAGAAATAGGGGACATACTTTATTATCTTTTAGAGCTTGTACTAGAAAACCCAGAGGGGAACAATGAAGAAAATCTAATAAAACTTGCAAAAGAGAAAATATTAGAAATAAGGGAGGAGACAAATAATGATAGCATCTGA
- a CDS encoding RtcB family protein, with translation MFILFNEEKQLKPIKVWLDSIDDLDSECLRQAINLSNLPFIHKWVALMPDTHSGFGMPIGGVIACEGVVIPNGVGVDIGCGMAFIDTNIHKSELTETEYKNLVGQIMRDVPTGFKHHKNKQASRVLREAEKGSFFRQNKELYEEIERGYFQIGTLGGGNHFIEIQEDEKGFISIMVHSGSRNFGYKIAHYYNGLAKELNKKWNFKVPVEFDLAYLPTDSVEGMEYIEWMKLALDFALENREKMMNVVKDKLYRQLPHIEFTNEVNAHHNYASLEKHYGKEVWVHRKGAISAEGGRLGIIPGAMGSYSYIVEGLGNPESFNSCSHGAGRKMSRAQALKEFSVEKTMLDLKELGIILGKNKKSDVSDESRWAYKDIEFVIQQELDLIKPIKKLRTLCVIKG, from the coding sequence GTGTTTATTTTATTTAATGAGGAAAAACAATTAAAGCCTATTAAAGTTTGGCTAGATAGTATAGATGACTTAGATAGTGAATGCTTAAGACAAGCTATAAACCTTTCAAATCTACCATTCATACATAAATGGGTAGCGTTGATGCCTGATACACACTCAGGATTTGGAATGCCCATAGGGGGAGTGATTGCCTGTGAAGGAGTAGTGATACCTAATGGGGTTGGAGTAGACATAGGCTGTGGTATGGCCTTTATAGATACAAATATACATAAATCTGAGCTGACGGAAACAGAGTATAAAAACTTAGTAGGACAAATTATGAGAGATGTGCCTACTGGTTTTAAGCATCATAAAAACAAACAAGCTAGTAGAGTATTAAGAGAAGCAGAAAAAGGTAGCTTCTTTAGACAAAACAAAGAATTGTATGAGGAAATAGAGAGAGGATATTTTCAAATAGGGACTTTAGGAGGAGGAAATCATTTCATTGAAATACAAGAGGATGAAAAAGGATTTATCTCTATAATGGTCCACTCAGGAAGTAGAAATTTTGGATATAAAATAGCCCATTATTACAATGGCTTGGCAAAGGAGCTTAATAAGAAGTGGAATTTTAAGGTGCCTGTAGAGTTTGATTTAGCTTATCTTCCCACTGATTCTGTAGAAGGTATGGAATATATAGAGTGGATGAAATTAGCTCTGGACTTTGCTTTAGAAAATAGAGAAAAAATGATGAACGTGGTTAAGGACAAATTATATAGGCAATTGCCACACATTGAATTTACCAATGAAGTTAATGCTCATCATAATTATGCTTCACTAGAAAAGCATTATGGAAAAGAAGTGTGGGTCCATAGAAAAGGTGCAATTTCTGCAGAAGGTGGAAGGCTTGGAATTATACCTGGAGCTATGGGTAGCTATTCGTATATAGTTGAAGGTTTGGGGAATCCAGAGTCCTTCAATAGCTGCTCCCATGGAGCAGGAAGAAAAATGTCAAGGGCACAAGCCCTAAAAGAATTTTCAGTAGAAAAAACTATGCTAGATTTAAAGGAACTAGGAATAATACTAGGTAAAAATAAAAAATCTGATGTAAGCGATGAAAGCAGATGGGCATATAAGGATATAGAATTTGTTATTCAACAAGAGCTTGATTTAATAAAGCCAATAAAAAAGCTAAGAACCTTATGCGTTATAAAAGGATAA
- a CDS encoding TDP-N-acetylfucosamine:lipid II N-acetylfucosaminyltransferase, which produces MNNNINKKYKSNKLRKQNSNNNKSNKEKNNSKHIKNLHIIVDNFYSRRLIEFVNMNFDKNKHVFALRETEKLKYIDPQNYDNVKRLDLKDIKNLSDMSKKVFIHFLKDDFVKIIDRCEGKNKFYWIIWGADLYNYIDIDLYGESTKEFLVEKNLKNVEEISRKAKKPRKNYKQRLRVIKKISYILATAKGDYNLVKSNYDTNAKYIPFAYPNPIDFTTYDKECEENISNSQYDFKKDYKYVILLGNSGYETNNHLDILYKLKDIDSKEFCVVVPLSYGKRKYIEELILKGKELLGEQFIPLKAFLKPEEYIAILNQVDIGIMNHKRQQGMGNINLLLYLGKKVYMNEEVTYYSYLQEIGVKVFSISEINISSLKEMFAISEDCKKVNKEAIKEFFGDKKVKEYMSKVFEQ; this is translated from the coding sequence ATGAATAATAATATAAATAAAAAGTACAAATCTAATAAATTGAGAAAACAAAATAGTAATAATAACAAATCAAATAAGGAAAAAAACAACAGCAAACACATTAAAAATCTACACATAATAGTCGATAATTTTTACTCTAGAAGACTTATTGAATTTGTCAATATGAATTTTGATAAAAACAAACATGTTTTTGCTTTAAGGGAAACAGAAAAATTAAAATATATTGATCCCCAAAATTATGATAATGTAAAGAGATTGGACTTAAAAGATATAAAGAATTTATCTGATATGAGCAAGAAAGTATTTATACATTTTTTGAAAGATGATTTTGTGAAAATTATCGATAGATGTGAGGGAAAAAACAAATTCTACTGGATTATATGGGGAGCAGATTTATATAATTATATAGATATAGATTTATATGGAGAATCAACTAAAGAGTTTTTAGTAGAAAAAAACTTAAAAAATGTAGAAGAAATATCAAGAAAAGCTAAAAAACCTAGAAAAAACTACAAACAAAGGCTTAGGGTAATAAAAAAAATATCATATATTTTAGCTACTGCTAAGGGAGATTATAATTTGGTTAAATCAAATTACGATACAAATGCAAAGTATATTCCGTTTGCATATCCTAATCCGATTGATTTTACCACCTATGATAAAGAATGTGAAGAAAATATAAGTAATAGCCAATATGATTTTAAGAAAGATTATAAATATGTAATATTACTAGGCAACTCAGGCTATGAAACAAATAATCATTTAGACATTTTATACAAATTAAAAGATATAGATTCAAAAGAGTTTTGTGTAGTTGTTCCTTTGTCATATGGAAAAAGAAAGTACATCGAAGAATTAATTTTAAAAGGAAAGGAGCTTTTAGGAGAACAATTTATTCCATTAAAAGCATTTTTGAAGCCAGAGGAGTATATAGCCATTTTAAATCAAGTGGATATAGGAATTATGAACCATAAGAGACAGCAAGGCATGGGAAATATTAACCTATTACTTTATCTAGGGAAAAAAGTATATATGAATGAAGAGGTTACCTATTATTCATATTTGCAGGAAATAGGAGTAAAAGTTTTTTCTATTAGCGAGATAAATATATCCTCTTTAAAAGAAATGTTTGCAATTTCAGAAGACTGTAAAAAAGTTAACAAAGAAGCTATTAAAGAATTTTTTGGTGATAAGAAAGTGAAGGAATATATGAGTAAAGTTTTTGAACAATAA
- the aroQ gene encoding type II 3-dehydroquinate dehydratase: MKILIVNGPNINLLGIREKDIYGSTTYDKLCKEIENSAKEFSLDIDIVHSNVEGEIINYIQNALGEYDGIIINPGAYTHYSIAIYDALKAVSIPTIEVHISNIYNREEYRRKSVIAPACIGQITGFGVYGYTMAMMGLKEYLEK, translated from the coding sequence TTGAAAATACTCATTGTTAACGGACCTAATATTAACTTATTAGGGATTAGAGAAAAGGACATATATGGAAGTACGACATATGATAAACTCTGTAAAGAAATTGAAAACAGTGCAAAAGAATTTTCTTTAGACATAGACATAGTTCATAGCAATGTAGAAGGAGAAATAATCAACTATATTCAAAATGCTCTAGGTGAATATGATGGTATAATAATTAATCCTGGCGCTTATACCCATTATAGTATAGCTATATATGATGCACTAAAAGCAGTAAGCATACCTACGATAGAAGTCCATATAAGCAATATTTATAATAGAGAAGAATACAGAAGAAAATCAGTAATAGCTCCTGCTTGTATAGGACAAATAACAGGGTTTGGGGTATATGGATACACTATGGCTATGATGGGACTGAAGGAGTATCTAGAAAAATAG
- a CDS encoding shikimate kinase → MDSYFKNIVLIGMPGSGKTTIGRQLADKLCIDFYDSDKYIEEAEGMSVQQIFQNGEDAFRYLEHEAVKKINENIPCVIATGGGIVKNIENIRFLKSNGIIIFINRPLEDIISDIDIGTRPLLKDNKENLYKIYEERIQLYKKYCDYEIINNKSIDKIVKDIISIIK, encoded by the coding sequence TTGGATAGTTATTTTAAAAATATAGTCTTAATAGGAATGCCAGGCAGTGGAAAAACAACTATAGGAAGACAATTGGCTGATAAGCTCTGCATCGACTTTTACGATAGTGATAAATACATAGAAGAAGCTGAAGGAATGAGTGTTCAGCAAATTTTTCAAAATGGAGAAGATGCTTTTAGATATTTGGAACATGAGGCAGTAAAGAAAATTAATGAAAATATTCCATGTGTCATAGCTACAGGTGGAGGGATTGTTAAAAATATAGAAAATATAAGGTTTTTAAAGAGTAATGGGATAATAATTTTTATAAATAGGCCTTTAGAAGATATTATTTCAGATATAGATATTGGAACTAGGCCTTTACTTAAAGATAATAAAGAAAATTTATATAAGATTTATGAGGAAAGAATTCAATTATATAAAAAATACTGTGATTATGAAATAATAAATAATAAAAGTATAGACAAAATAGTTAAGGACATTATATCTATAATAAAATAA
- a CDS encoding chorismate mutase produces MDELIRFRDEINKIDNELTLLFEKRMNISKRVAEYKKNNNIPIYDPVREDEIIRENIEKLNDNGLSQELELFYRNIFKISRIVQEKEMKREK; encoded by the coding sequence TTGGATGAACTGATTAGATTTAGAGACGAAATAAATAAAATAGATAATGAGCTTACGCTGCTCTTTGAAAAAAGAATGAATATTTCTAAAAGGGTTGCAGAATATAAAAAGAATAATAATATACCCATATATGACCCTGTCAGAGAAGATGAAATAATAAGGGAAAATATTGAGAAGCTCAATGACAATGGTCTGAGTCAAGAGCTAGAGCTTTTCTATAGAAACATATTTAAAATTAGTAGGATAGTTCAAGAAAAGGAAATGAAAAGAGAAAAATAG